The Oceanibaculum indicum P24 genome has a window encoding:
- a CDS encoding elongation factor G, with protein sequence MVARTERMPIDTPRCAVLVGPYLSGKTSLLESLLAACCAIPRQGSVKDGNSVGDASPEARARGMSVEPNIAHATYMGEPWVFVDCPGSIEFAQDYRNALQIADVAVVVCEADPARALTIAPILKYLDDEDIPHLLFVNRMDESTGRVRDLLAALQAHSRRPLVLRQVPIREGEHITGYVDLASERAYRYRPGQPSDLIQLPETALAREQEARGEMLEALADFDDGLLEQLLEDMVPETHDIYRTLAKDLQSDLIVPVFLGAAEKNHGVHRLLKALRHEVSDVTHTAGRKAIPPEGEPLLQVFKTLHLAHTGKLSLARIWRGSVKDGQMLTGPHGQARISGLYHLLGSNLAKIPEAGPGDVVALGKLEPVATGDVLTPADHPADAPDWPASLAPVYAMALHAANRNDEVKLSGALQKLVEEDPSLTARHDEDTGELLLSGQGDIHLQIAADRLKGKYNLAVTLARPQVPYKETIRRKAEQHARHKKQSGGHGQFADVKISIQPLPRGSGFQFVDRIVGGAIPRQYIPSVEEGVREFMTHGPLGYPVVDVQVTLHDGQFHSVDSSDMAFKLAARQAMAEGMPACEPVLLEPILSVAIAVPNEFTSKVQRLITGRRGQILGYDARAGWEGWDEVQCYMPQAEIHDLIIELRSATLGVGSYSQRFDHLQELTGRLADQAVARSSHGAVAAQ encoded by the coding sequence ATGGTCGCAAGAACCGAACGCATGCCCATCGACACGCCGCGCTGCGCCGTGCTGGTGGGTCCCTATCTCAGCGGCAAGACATCCCTGCTGGAAAGCCTTCTGGCGGCCTGTTGCGCCATTCCCCGGCAGGGCAGCGTGAAGGATGGCAACAGCGTCGGCGACGCCTCGCCCGAGGCCCGCGCCCGGGGGATGAGCGTGGAGCCCAACATCGCCCATGCGACCTATATGGGCGAGCCTTGGGTGTTCGTGGACTGCCCCGGCTCCATCGAATTCGCGCAGGATTACCGCAACGCGCTGCAGATCGCCGATGTCGCCGTGGTGGTGTGCGAGGCCGACCCGGCGCGCGCGCTGACCATCGCGCCCATCCTGAAATATCTGGATGACGAGGATATCCCGCACCTGCTGTTCGTGAACCGGATGGACGAGAGCACGGGGCGCGTGCGGGACCTGCTGGCCGCCCTGCAGGCGCATTCCCGGCGGCCGCTGGTGCTGCGCCAGGTGCCGATCCGCGAGGGCGAGCACATCACAGGCTATGTCGATCTGGCGAGCGAGCGGGCCTATCGCTACCGGCCGGGCCAGCCCTCCGACCTGATCCAGCTGCCGGAGACCGCGCTGGCGCGAGAGCAGGAGGCCCGCGGCGAGATGCTGGAGGCGCTGGCCGATTTCGACGACGGGCTGCTGGAACAGCTGCTGGAAGACATGGTGCCGGAAACGCACGACATCTACCGCACGCTGGCGAAGGACCTGCAATCCGACCTGATCGTCCCGGTGTTCCTGGGGGCGGCGGAGAAGAACCACGGCGTACACCGCCTGCTGAAGGCGCTGCGGCACGAGGTCTCCGACGTGACCCACACCGCCGGGCGCAAGGCGATCCCGCCGGAGGGCGAACCGCTGCTGCAGGTGTTCAAGACACTGCACCTCGCCCATACCGGCAAGCTGTCGCTGGCCCGGATCTGGCGCGGCAGCGTGAAGGACGGGCAGATGCTGACCGGCCCGCACGGGCAGGCGCGCATCAGCGGCCTCTATCACCTGCTGGGCTCTAATCTGGCGAAGATACCGGAGGCTGGCCCCGGCGATGTGGTGGCGCTGGGCAAGCTGGAGCCGGTCGCCACCGGCGATGTGCTGACACCCGCCGATCATCCTGCGGACGCGCCCGACTGGCCGGCCTCGCTCGCGCCGGTCTATGCCATGGCGCTGCATGCCGCCAACCGCAATGACGAGGTGAAGCTGTCGGGCGCCCTGCAGAAGCTGGTGGAGGAAGACCCCTCACTGACCGCCCGGCATGACGAGGATACCGGCGAGCTGCTGCTGTCCGGCCAGGGCGACATCCATCTGCAGATCGCCGCCGACCGGCTGAAGGGCAAGTATAATCTGGCGGTGACGCTGGCCCGCCCGCAGGTGCCCTACAAGGAGACCATCCGCCGCAAAGCCGAGCAGCATGCAAGGCACAAGAAGCAGAGCGGCGGCCATGGCCAGTTCGCCGATGTGAAGATATCGATCCAGCCGCTGCCTCGCGGATCGGGCTTCCAGTTCGTGGACAGGATCGTCGGCGGCGCGATTCCGCGCCAGTACATCCCCTCCGTCGAGGAAGGGGTGCGCGAGTTCATGACGCACGGGCCGCTGGGTTATCCGGTGGTCGATGTCCAGGTGACGCTGCATGACGGGCAGTTCCACAGCGTGGACAGTTCCGACATGGCCTTCAAGCTGGCCGCCCGGCAGGCGATGGCAGAGGGCATGCCAGCCTGCGAGCCGGTGCTGCTGGAGCCGATCCTGTCGGTCGCCATCGCGGTGCCGAACGAGTTCACCTCGAAGGTGCAGCGCCTGATCACCGGGCGGCGCGGGCAGATCCTGGGCTATGATGCCCGCGCCGGCTGGGAGGGCTGGGACGAGGTGCAGTGCTACATGCCGCAGGCGGAAATCCACGACCTCATCATCGAGCTGCGCTCGGCGACGCTGGGCGTGGGCAGCTATAGCCAGCGCTTCGACCATCTGCAGGAACTGACCGGCCGGCTGGCCGACCAGGCGGTCGCGCGCTCATCACACGGAGCGGTCGCCGCGCAGTAG
- a CDS encoding SDR family oxidoreductase, producing the protein MAGHLFCFGFSYTAEWLARTLLPEGWKIAGTAREADKRAAMEARGIAAYPFPLPDPAQALAGVTHILSSVPPRDGHDPVVATHDAVLRKLPNLAWAGYLSTTGVYGDTGGAWVDEDSPLAPSTPSGKARVAAEAEWQALNIPLHIFRLSGIYGPGRSAIDQLRTGTAKRIVKPGQLFNRIHVADIAQVLAASMARPDPGAIYNLADDEPASSADVVLEASRLLGVEPPPEIPLEQAGLGPMGLAFYSETKRVRNERIKRDLGITLACPTYREGLAACLAAGTQN; encoded by the coding sequence ATGGCGGGCCATCTGTTCTGCTTCGGCTTCAGCTACACGGCGGAGTGGCTCGCCAGGACGCTGCTGCCGGAGGGCTGGAAAATCGCCGGCACCGCCCGCGAGGCGGACAAGCGCGCGGCGATGGAAGCACGCGGCATCGCCGCATACCCCTTCCCCCTGCCCGACCCGGCACAGGCGCTGGCGGGCGTGACCCATATCCTGTCCTCCGTCCCGCCGCGCGACGGGCACGATCCGGTAGTGGCCACGCATGATGCGGTACTGCGCAAGCTGCCCAACCTCGCCTGGGCCGGCTATCTCTCCACCACCGGGGTCTATGGCGACACCGGCGGCGCCTGGGTGGACGAGGACAGCCCGCTCGCCCCCTCCACGCCCTCCGGCAAGGCGCGGGTGGCGGCTGAGGCCGAATGGCAGGCGCTCAATATTCCGCTGCATATCTTCCGCCTGTCCGGCATCTACGGACCGGGGCGCAGCGCCATCGACCAGCTGCGCACCGGTACTGCGAAGCGCATCGTGAAGCCGGGGCAGCTCTTCAACCGCATCCATGTTGCGGATATCGCGCAGGTGCTGGCCGCCTCAATGGCGCGCCCCGATCCGGGGGCGATCTACAATCTGGCGGATGACGAGCCGGCCTCCTCGGCCGATGTCGTGCTGGAGGCCAGCCGCCTGCTAGGCGTCGAACCGCCGCCGGAGATCCCGCTGGAGCAGGCCGGCCTCGGCCCGATGGGGCTGGCCTTCTATTCCGAGACCAAGCGCGTGCGCAACGAGCGGATCAAACGCGATCTCGGCATCACTCTCGCCTGCCCGACCTACCGCGAGGGGCTGGCCGCCTGCCTTGCTGCCGGGACACAGAATTAG
- a CDS encoding cupin domain-containing protein has product MQDRDADAIIRHLGLEPHPEGGYFRETFRDVPADGSRGALTCIHYLLKAGEFSAWHRVTDATEIWHFQAGAPLVLTLSPNGHDAEAHHLGNDVLAGHRPHIVVPPNCWQTAESLGHWTLVACTVAPAFDFAGFEMAPPDWRPVPRPSGR; this is encoded by the coding sequence ATGCAGGACCGCGACGCCGACGCCATCATCCGGCATCTGGGGCTGGAGCCCCATCCGGAAGGAGGCTATTTCCGCGAGACCTTCCGCGACGTGCCGGCGGACGGCTCGCGCGGGGCGCTGACCTGCATCCATTACCTGCTGAAGGCCGGCGAGTTCTCGGCCTGGCACCGAGTCACCGACGCCACCGAGATCTGGCATTTCCAGGCCGGCGCGCCGCTGGTGCTGACCCTGTCGCCGAACGGTCACGATGCCGAGGCGCACCATCTGGGCAATGACGTGCTGGCCGGGCACCGCCCGCACATCGTCGTGCCGCCGAACTGCTGGCAGACCGCTGAGAGCCTGGGGCACTGGACGCTGGTTGCCTGCACCGTGGCGCCGGCCTTCGATTTCGCCGGCTTCGAGATGGCGCCACCGGACTGGCGGCCTGTCCCGCGCCCTTCGGGCCGCTGA
- a CDS encoding glutathione S-transferase: MKLRYSPTSPYVRKVMVLAIEAGIDGKIEKDKTAASPVERNESLYADNPIGKVPSLTTDDGMTLFDSPVICEYLDAEHAGGKFFPAKGKARWVALRQHAIADGLLDAALLARYEGFMRPQELRWDAWHDGQKGKVKSALDMLEKEAADLNGPVTIGQIAVGCALGYMDFRYEADKWREGRPNLAKWYEGFSARPSMQATVPPK; encoded by the coding sequence ATGAAGCTGCGTTATTCCCCGACCTCGCCCTATGTGCGCAAGGTCATGGTGCTGGCCATCGAGGCCGGCATCGACGGCAAGATCGAGAAGGACAAGACCGCCGCCAGCCCGGTGGAGCGCAACGAATCGCTCTATGCCGACAACCCCATCGGCAAGGTGCCGTCACTGACCACCGATGACGGCATGACGCTCTTCGATTCGCCGGTGATCTGCGAATATCTGGATGCCGAGCATGCCGGTGGGAAGTTCTTCCCGGCCAAGGGCAAGGCGCGCTGGGTGGCGCTGCGCCAGCACGCCATCGCCGACGGCCTGCTCGATGCAGCCTTGCTGGCGCGCTATGAGGGCTTCATGCGCCCGCAGGAGCTGCGCTGGGATGCCTGGCATGATGGCCAGAAGGGCAAGGTGAAGAGCGCGCTGGACATGCTTGAGAAGGAAGCCGCCGACCTTAATGGCCCCGTTACCATCGGCCAGATCGCGGTCGGCTGCGCGCTGGGCTACATGGATTTCCGCTACGAGGCGGACAAGTGGCGCGAAGGCCGGCCAAACCTCGCCAAATGGTATGAGGGCTTCTCCGCCCGCCCGTCCATGCAGGCGACTGTCCCGCCGAAGTGA
- the gloB gene encoding hydroxyacylglutathione hydrolase has translation MTQLTIHQIPVLSDNYVYLVHDEASGETAVVDPAVAPPVLAALEAQGWRLTHILNTHHHADHTGGNLALKQATGCTIVGPRADAARIPGIDVQVGDGDRYRFGGEDAQVFDVPGHTRGHIAYFFAASRALFCGDTLFALGCGRLFEGTPAQMWASLGKFRALPADTRVYCAHEYTQSNARFALTVDPKNDRLKQRAAEIDRLRAAGQPTVPSLLGEEMATNPFLRADEDGVAAAVGLAGADPVSVFAEVRKRKDSF, from the coding sequence ATGACGCAACTGACCATCCACCAGATTCCCGTCCTCAGCGACAATTACGTCTATCTCGTCCATGACGAGGCCTCCGGCGAGACCGCCGTGGTCGATCCCGCCGTGGCGCCGCCGGTGCTGGCGGCGCTGGAGGCGCAGGGCTGGCGGCTGACGCACATCCTGAACACCCACCACCATGCCGACCATACCGGCGGCAATCTGGCGCTGAAGCAGGCGACCGGCTGCACCATCGTCGGGCCGCGCGCCGATGCCGCCCGCATCCCCGGCATCGACGTACAGGTTGGCGATGGCGACCGCTATCGCTTCGGCGGAGAGGACGCCCAGGTGTTCGACGTGCCGGGCCATACGCGCGGCCATATCGCCTATTTCTTCGCTGCCAGCCGGGCGCTGTTCTGCGGTGACACGCTGTTCGCACTGGGCTGCGGCCGGCTGTTCGAGGGCACGCCCGCGCAGATGTGGGCCTCGCTCGGCAAGTTCCGCGCCCTGCCCGCCGATACCCGCGTCTATTGCGCGCATGAATATACCCAGTCCAACGCCCGTTTCGCGCTGACCGTCGATCCGAAGAATGACCGGCTGAAGCAGCGCGCGGCGGAGATCGACCGGCTGCGCGCGGCGGGCCAGCCAACCGTGCCCTCGCTGCTGGGCGAGGAGATGGCGACCAACCCGTTCCTGCGCGCCGATGAGGATGGCGTCGCCGCCGCCGTCGGCCTTGCCGGGGCGGACCCGGTTTCCGTGTTTGCCGAAGTCAGGAAACGGAAAGACAGTTTCTAA
- a CDS encoding class I SAM-dependent methyltransferase: MYDDVVDLRDFYASSLGQMARRLLRRRMRQIWPDVRGQNFLGIGYTLPYLRPFREEAARTIALMPATQGIMHWPREGPNVTLLADESDLPLPDASMDRVLLVHALESTEQLRALMDEIWRVMAGNGRLLVVAPHRRSLWSMRDSTPFGHGQPYSAGQIQKLLRDCRFTPIERMHALFAPPARSRLLLRSSASFERLGQRWFPHLGGVVMVEAAKQVYATTGRREPARRRLLIPMPRPAPQGIPAGARAMRDIGEG; encoded by the coding sequence ATGTATGACGATGTCGTCGATCTGCGGGATTTCTACGCCAGCAGCCTGGGCCAGATGGCGCGCCGGCTGCTGCGCCGCCGGATGCGGCAGATCTGGCCGGATGTGCGCGGGCAGAATTTCCTCGGCATCGGCTACACGCTGCCCTATCTGCGGCCCTTCCGGGAGGAGGCGGCGCGCACCATCGCCCTGATGCCGGCGACGCAGGGCATCATGCATTGGCCGCGCGAGGGGCCGAACGTCACCCTGCTGGCCGATGAAAGCGATCTGCCGCTGCCCGATGCCTCGATGGACCGGGTGCTGCTGGTCCATGCGCTGGAAAGCACGGAGCAGCTGCGCGCCCTGATGGATGAAATCTGGCGGGTGATGGCCGGCAATGGCCGGCTGCTGGTGGTCGCCCCACACCGCCGAAGCCTGTGGTCGATGCGCGACAGCACGCCGTTCGGCCATGGCCAGCCCTACAGCGCCGGGCAGATCCAGAAGCTGCTGCGGGACTGCCGTTTCACGCCGATTGAGCGGATGCACGCGCTGTTCGCACCGCCGGCGCGCTCGCGGCTGCTGCTGCGCTCCTCCGCCAGTTTCGAGCGGCTGGGCCAGCGCTGGTTCCCGCATCTGGGCGGGGTGGTGATGGTGGAGGCGGCCAAGCAGGTCTATGCCACCACGGGCCGGCGCGAACCGGCGCGCCGCCGGCTGCTGATCCCGATGCCGCGCCCCGCCCCGCAGGGCATCCCCGCCGGTGCACGGGCCATGCGCGATATCGGCGAGGGGTAG
- a CDS encoding NAD(P)(+) transhydrogenase (Re/Si-specific) subunit beta, producing the protein MSATYAALLYLVASICFIMALRGLSSPVTSRQGNIYGMVGMAIAILTTLALPDVLSYGMILAGIVIGGAIGTLIAYKIQMTALPQLVAAFHSLVGLAAVFVAAAAFYSPESYGIGVAGNIAVGSLIEMSLGVAIGAITFTGSVIAFGKLQGLVTGKPLIFPMQHPLNAALGIALVVLIVVLCITQSTTVFWLIVILGLLLGLLLILPIGGADMPVVISMLNSYSGWAAAGIGFTLQNSLLIVTGALVGASGAILSYIMCKGMNRSIFNVILGGFGGETAAAAAGGPAGDRSVKAGSADDAAFIMKNAASVVIVPGYGMAVAQAQHALREMADILKHEGVKVRYAIHPVAGRMPGHMNVLLAEANVPYDEVFELEEINRDFASTDVAFVIGANDVTNPAAKTDPASPIYGMPILEVDKAKTVLFIKRSMASGYAGVENELFFRDNTMMLFGDAKAMCEQVVKALEQL; encoded by the coding sequence ATGAGCGCAACCTACGCAGCCCTGCTCTACCTCGTCGCCAGCATCTGTTTCATCATGGCGCTGCGCGGCCTGTCCTCGCCGGTCACCAGCCGGCAGGGCAACATCTACGGCATGGTCGGCATGGCCATCGCCATCCTCACCACCCTGGCCCTGCCCGACGTGCTGTCCTACGGCATGATCCTGGCCGGCATCGTGATCGGCGGCGCCATCGGCACGCTGATCGCCTACAAGATCCAGATGACGGCGCTGCCGCAACTGGTGGCCGCCTTCCACAGCCTGGTCGGCCTGGCCGCCGTGTTCGTCGCCGCGGCTGCTTTCTACAGCCCGGAATCCTATGGCATCGGCGTCGCCGGCAACATCGCCGTCGGCAGCCTGATCGAGATGAGCCTGGGCGTGGCCATCGGCGCCATCACCTTCACCGGCTCGGTCATCGCCTTCGGCAAGCTGCAGGGGCTGGTCACCGGCAAGCCGCTGATCTTCCCGATGCAGCACCCGCTGAACGCGGCACTGGGCATCGCGCTGGTGGTGCTGATCGTGGTGCTGTGCATCACCCAGTCCACCACCGTGTTCTGGCTGATCGTCATCCTGGGCCTGCTGCTGGGCCTGCTGCTGATCCTGCCCATCGGCGGCGCCGACATGCCGGTCGTCATCTCCATGCTGAACTCCTATTCCGGCTGGGCGGCGGCGGGCATCGGCTTCACCCTGCAGAACAGCCTGCTGATCGTCACCGGCGCGCTGGTCGGCGCCTCGGGCGCCATCCTCAGCTACATCATGTGCAAGGGGATGAACCGCTCGATCTTCAACGTCATCCTCGGCGGCTTCGGCGGCGAGACGGCGGCGGCTGCCGCCGGCGGCCCGGCGGGCGACCGCAGCGTGAAGGCGGGCAGCGCCGACGACGCGGCCTTCATCATGAAGAACGCCGCCTCGGTGGTGATCGTGCCGGGCTATGGCATGGCGGTCGCCCAGGCGCAGCACGCGCTGCGCGAGATGGCCGACATCCTGAAGCATGAAGGCGTGAAGGTGCGCTACGCCATCCATCCGGTGGCGGGCCGCATGCCGGGCCACATGAACGTGCTGCTGGCAGAAGCCAACGTGCCCTATGACGAGGTGTTCGAGCTGGAGGAGATCAACCGCGACTTCGCCTCCACCGACGTCGCCTTCGTGATCGGCGCGAATGACGTGACCAACCCGGCGGCCAAGACCGACCCGGCCAGCCCGATCTACGGCATGCCCATCCTGGAAGTGGACAAGGCCAAGACCGTGCTGTTCATCAAGCGCTCCATGGCGTCGGGCTATGCCGGCGTGGAGAACGAGCTGTTCTTCCGCGACAACACCATGATGCTGTTCGGCGACGCCAAGGCGATGTGCGAACAGGTCGTGAAGGCGCTGGAACAGCTGTAG
- a CDS encoding NAD(P) transhydrogenase subunit alpha, which yields MDQKTFIDKAAELATSASDLADRAAVLANEATRITAIGAQSHDGTNFVFLLTVFVLACFVGYYVVWRVTPALHSPLMAVTNAVSSVIIVGALIAAGPVEMNFAKVMGFLAVILASVNIFGGFIVTQRMLAMFKKKQK from the coding sequence ATGGATCAGAAGACATTCATCGATAAGGCGGCCGAACTCGCCACTTCCGCCTCCGATCTCGCCGACCGCGCCGCCGTGCTGGCGAACGAGGCGACGCGCATCACCGCCATCGGCGCGCAGAGCCATGATGGCACCAATTTCGTGTTCCTGCTGACCGTGTTCGTGCTGGCCTGCTTCGTTGGCTATTACGTGGTCTGGCGGGTCACGCCGGCGCTGCACTCGCCGCTGATGGCGGTCACCAACGCGGTGTCCTCGGTCATCATCGTCGGCGCGCTGATCGCTGCCGGACCGGTCGAGATGAACTTCGCCAAGGTGATGGGCTTCCTCGCCGTGATCCTGGCCTCGGTCAACATCTTCGGCGGGTTCATCGTCACCCAGCGCATGCTGGCCATGTTCAAGAAGAAGCAGAAGTAA
- a CDS encoding Re/Si-specific NAD(P)(+) transhydrogenase subunit alpha, translating to MIVAIPKERRPGETRVAASPDTVKKLIDLGLDVVVEKGAGQAAAMTDEAYKAAGATIAKDTKTALEKADIVLKVQRPTGSDDKTDEVALMKEGAVLLCILNAYNDKPLLDQLAARKVTTFGMEFVPRITRAQSMDVLSSQSNLAGYKSVLDAAAEFGRAFPMMMTAAGTVPPARVMIMGVGVAGLQAIATARRLGAIVSATDVRLATKEQVESLGATFVMVESEEAKQAETAGGYAKEMSDEYKKQQAALIAETLKKQDIAICTALIPGRKAPTLITEEMVKSMKPGSVIVDLAVEQGGNCECSEPGKVVQKHGVTVVGHLNVPGRLPVDASALYAKNLLNFVTLLIDKETKALKIDLEDEIVKGTLVTQDGQVVHPALKAA from the coding sequence ATGATCGTCGCCATTCCAAAGGAACGCCGACCGGGAGAGACGCGTGTCGCCGCCTCCCCCGACACGGTGAAGAAGCTGATCGACCTCGGCCTCGATGTGGTGGTCGAGAAGGGCGCCGGCCAGGCCGCCGCCATGACGGACGAGGCCTACAAGGCTGCCGGCGCCACCATCGCCAAGGACACCAAGACGGCGCTGGAAAAGGCCGACATCGTCCTCAAGGTGCAGCGCCCGACCGGCAGTGACGACAAGACCGACGAGGTCGCGCTGATGAAGGAAGGCGCCGTCCTTCTGTGCATCCTGAACGCCTATAACGACAAGCCGCTGCTGGACCAGCTGGCGGCCCGCAAGGTCACCACCTTCGGCATGGAGTTCGTGCCGCGCATCACCCGCGCGCAGTCGATGGACGTACTGTCGAGCCAGTCCAACCTCGCCGGCTACAAGTCGGTGTTGGATGCGGCGGCAGAATTCGGTCGCGCCTTCCCGATGATGATGACCGCCGCCGGCACCGTTCCGCCGGCCCGTGTGATGATCATGGGCGTCGGCGTCGCCGGCCTGCAGGCCATCGCCACCGCGCGCCGCCTGGGCGCCATCGTCAGCGCCACCGACGTACGGCTCGCCACCAAGGAACAGGTGGAAAGCCTGGGCGCCACCTTCGTGATGGTCGAGAGCGAGGAGGCCAAGCAGGCCGAGACCGCCGGCGGCTATGCCAAGGAAATGAGCGACGAGTACAAGAAGCAGCAGGCAGCCCTGATCGCCGAGACGCTGAAGAAGCAGGACATTGCGATCTGCACCGCGCTGATCCCCGGCCGCAAGGCGCCGACCCTCATCACCGAGGAAATGGTGAAGTCGATGAAGCCGGGTTCCGTCATCGTCGATCTGGCGGTCGAGCAGGGCGGCAACTGCGAATGCTCCGAACCGGGCAAGGTGGTGCAGAAGCATGGTGTCACCGTCGTCGGCCATCTGAACGTGCCGGGCCGGCTGCCGGTCGATGCCAGCGCGCTCTACGCCAAGAACCTGCTGAACTTCGTCACCCTGCTGATCGACAAGGAGACGAAGGCGCTGAAGATCGACCTTGAGGACGAGATCGTGAAGGGCACGCTGGTCACCCAGGACGGCCAGGTCGTGCACCCGGCCCTGAAGGCGGCCTGA
- a CDS encoding AzlC family ABC transporter permease: MSASGDKSVPFTMGGALFGARTMIPLVLSATVFGAVYGVLARDAGLSLAETVLMSATVFAGASQLIAVQLWAAPLPVLPILIATLAVNSRMLLMGASMRPWFIHITAKQAYGSFFFLTDGNWAMAMKEYFNGYRDAAFLVGSGLALYAGWVASAAIGYGLGSMVGDPSIYGLDVLLPIFFGSLLAAMWKGKGDLLPWGVAAAVAILASQFLPGHWYILLGGFVGSLTGLVRYKAPVGGSRDT, encoded by the coding sequence ATGTCCGCATCCGGTGACAAATCCGTTCCCTTCACGATGGGGGGCGCGCTGTTCGGCGCGCGCACCATGATACCGCTGGTGCTGAGCGCCACGGTGTTCGGCGCGGTCTATGGCGTGCTGGCCCGCGATGCCGGCCTCAGCCTGGCAGAGACGGTGCTGATGAGCGCCACCGTCTTCGCCGGTGCCTCGCAGCTGATCGCGGTGCAGCTTTGGGCGGCCCCGCTGCCGGTGCTGCCGATCCTGATCGCCACGCTGGCGGTGAATTCCCGCATGCTGCTGATGGGCGCCTCGATGCGGCCCTGGTTCATCCACATCACGGCGAAGCAGGCCTATGGCTCCTTCTTCTTCCTGACCGATGGCAACTGGGCCATGGCGATGAAGGAGTATTTCAACGGCTACCGCGATGCCGCCTTCCTGGTCGGCAGCGGGCTGGCCCTCTATGCCGGCTGGGTGGCCTCGGCCGCCATCGGCTACGGGCTGGGCTCCATGGTCGGCGATCCCAGCATCTATGGTCTGGATGTGCTGCTGCCGATCTTCTTCGGCTCGCTGCTGGCAGCGATGTGGAAGGGGAAGGGCGACCTGCTGCCCTGGGGCGTGGCGGCGGCGGTCGCCATCCTGGCGTCGCAGTTCCTGCCGGGGCACTGGTACATCCTGCTGGGCGGCTTCGTCGGTTCGCTGACAGGGCTGGTGCGCTACAAGGCACCTGTGGGAGGCAGCCGTGACACCTGA
- a CDS encoding AzlD family protein, producing MTPDSLSLYTILGMALITYGTRAGGFWLMRFVPLSGRVESWLRSIPGAVIAAVVAPAVWKGGWIELTGLVLAVIAIRLTKQELVAILIGIGTVAALRQLFPG from the coding sequence GTGACACCTGATTCGCTGTCGCTCTACACCATCCTCGGCATGGCGCTGATCACCTATGGTACGCGGGCCGGCGGCTTCTGGCTGATGCGCTTCGTGCCGCTGTCGGGCCGCGTCGAATCCTGGCTGCGCAGCATTCCGGGCGCGGTCATCGCCGCCGTTGTCGCACCGGCGGTCTGGAAGGGTGGCTGGATCGAGCTGACCGGCCTGGTGCTGGCCGTCATCGCCATCCGGCTGACGAAGCAGGAGCTGGTGGCGATCCTCATCGGCATCGGCACGGTCGCGGCACTCCGCCAGCTCTTCCCGGGGTGA